The Gemmatimonadaceae bacterium DNA segment ACGCGGCCGCGGAACGCCCCGACGGGCTGCAAGGTCTGACGATCGAAGAGCCAGAAGGTGTTCACCAGCGGCCCTTGGTCGGTCACGATCCAATAGCCGTCGCGCTGGCCGCAGGTCCACAGCGCGATGCCCTCGGCTTGCTGGGCCAGGAGGCCGCGGCCGAAGGTCCGCCCGGTGAAGCGGCCGTCGAGCGTGTACTCCTTCACCTCCGTCCGCCGCTCGTCCTCCTCGGCAATCATCACCCGGTCGTTGGCCGGGTCGAGGTGGATGCTCTCGGCGATCCTGATCGCGCCTGCGTCGGTGGTGTCACCGAACGTGTTGACGAGGGTGGCGGTAAGGGCACCCCCGCGCGTCGCAATGTCGTAGACGCGCACGCGTCGGTCGAGACGCGAGAGCGGCGGGACCTCGTCCTCGGGTTCCTCGTAGTTGTCTGTCACGTACACTCGGTAGACGCCCGCTCGCGGTGCATACGCGGCGAGACCGTAGGGCAACGTGAGGTCTGTGCCACCGAAGGAGCCGAGGCTGGCAAAGGACGGCAGCGCGAAGCCCTGCACGCGGTGATTGTCACGCTCGACGACCAGCAGCAGCGAATCGCCAAGCACGAGCACGCCGTTGGGACGCGCCAACTGCCCGCGGCCGGCGCCGGGTCCGCCGACGCGCCGGATGGGAGCGCCGGTGACCGCATCGTAGACGATGAGGACGTCGGTCGCCTTGGCGGACGCGATGATCCGGGGGCCATCGTCGGAGAACCAGATGGCGGGCCCATCCACGTTGTCGAGGGTGTCGATCGGCCCGACCCAGGCTTCAGCCACGATTGCGACGCTATCGCCGCCGACGCTGAGGGCGCGGGCGCTGCGCAGCGCCGTGGCGAGAATGTCCCGTGCCTCGTCGCCGTCCTCCCAGCCGTGGAGCTGCACTCGTGAGGCGGGTCCCTTGTACGCTTGAAAGAAGGCCTCGACGCGCGCGCGGAACAGCGCGGGGACGGAATCGAGCGTCGAGGCGACCGGCACGACGATGATCTTGTCGTCTTGCTGGCCCGCGTCCGTCATCCGAAGGACGCCGACGGGTCGCACGAGCACGCGGTCCCCGCTTTGGGCCGTGGAATCGCCGAACAGCAGGGCGTCGAGCGGGTCGGCGTCTCCGGCGAGGCTGCAGGGGAATGCGCCGTAAGCTGCCGGATAGGCCAGCGAATCCGGCAGGACGCGATCGACCTGCATCTGCCGCGTGACGGCGTCGAACTCGAGCTTCTCACGCCCGCCACGGGGAATCTCCACGAGCAGTATTGCTGTGGCGGGGGCATCCGCCGGCTGCTCCGCTAGACCGCAGAGCGAGGGCGGAAGCGCCGACGACCCTGCCGCCGGCGCACAGGCACCGGCGAACAGGGCCGCAACAGCCACACTCAGGATGGCTGTGCGCATCAGAAGTCGAACTTCACGCCCGTCTGCAGGCGGTAGCCGTAGAACTCGTCTTGCATCAGCCGTCCGCGCGCCCCCTGATAGAAGCGTAGGGGGCGGTTCGTCAGGTTGTTGGCTTCCAGGAAGAAGCGGGTGTTCGGCGCCACCATCCAGTTAGCGCTCAGGTCGACGTCGAGGCGGCGGTCGGCCCACCGGTCGTAGAAGGCCTCTTCATTGTAACCGCCCTCGCCGGCATCGAGCGACTCGCTCTGGTAGTTGAACGCGAGGCGCACCGAGCCCTTCGGCGGATCATAGGAGATGGAGAAGTTGCCGCTGTGCTGGGCGGTGCCCAGCAGGGGAAGCCCCGAGATGTCGCGGCCCGAGACGGTCAGCCCCTCGACCTTCGAATCGTTGAACGTGTAGTTGGCGTACAGGCCGATCCACTTCAGCGCGCCGGGTAGCATATCGAGCTGGCGCTGGACGGCCACTTCAAAGCCGAGCAGCGAGGCCGAGGCGCCGTTCTCGGGGCTTGAGATGCGCGAGAACGTGTTTCCCGTGACCGGATCGAGTGCGTTGAACTGCGTGAAGTTGAAGATGAAGTCGGTGATGTCCTTGTAGAACACACCGGCCGAGACGAGGCCGACGGACTCGAAGTAGCGCTCGGCCATCAGGTCGAGGTTCATCGACCGGGTCCGCTTGAGGTCCGGGTTGCCGGTGGCGAGTTCGTCGTCGTCGAGCGAGATCTCGCGGTACGGCACGAGGTCGAAGTAGTTCGGGCGCGCCAACGTGTTCGTCCACGCGGCTCGCACCACGGTGCGGGCATCCACGTCCCAGCGGAGGTGTACGCTCGGCAGGACGTCCGTGTAGGACTGGTCGCCGGAGGTGGGCGAGACGTCGTCCGTGTCGAGGTCGTACTCGAACCCACGGTAGTCGATTGAGGTGCCCTCATAGCGCGCACCGACGATGGCCGAGAGCCGGGGGGTGATCTGCTGCGTCAGCTGGACGTAACCGGCGGTAATCGCCTCGGTGGCGGAGAAGTTGCCGGCGGCGTACTCCGCCGGCTGGTCTTCAAATGTGAAGTTCGCCGGATTGTAGAGGTCAAGCGACGAGAGGAACTCCGGCGTGGAGAACACGCCGTAGCGGTACGCGCCGGTATAGTTCCGCGCGGTCGTGAAGTCGGCTGATCCGACGGCCGTCATATTGCCGAAGGCGGTCGACGGCACTGCGCGATCGAACGAATTGTTCCGGAGCTTCTCCTTGCCGCGGTAGCGGCCCCCAAGCTTCAGCGTCGAGTTGCCGCTGCGGAACGGCAGCGTCAGGTCAAGGCGGCCGTTGAGATCCTCGTCCTTCGTATAGCTGTCGAGGACCTCGATGCGACGGAAGGTGAAGGCCGAGGGAGCGAGCTGCGAGGGCGTGACCGGATTGAACTGCGGGTTCTGCTGGTCCGAGTAGTCCGAGGCGATGGCCACGCCGGAGCGCCGCCATTCGATGTAGCGCTCGTCAGGGCGTGTTTCGGACGCGCGGGCGATGGAGCTCGACCATTCCAGGGTGGCGAAGTCCCGCAACAGGTGAGAGCCCGAGAACTGGTGCGCCTGCGTCCGCTGATCCTCGAGACGCGCGTCGCGAAGGCGTCCGCCAGGCCCGCCGCCCTTGGTCTGCCGGCGGATTTCGGCCGTCTGCTCGCCGCCGGCGTCGGGCGCGCTGAGCACGTAGCGGGCGCGGAAGCGGTTCTCCCAGTCGTCGCGGCTGTTGTAGAGCACGCGGTACATCACGGAACTGGTGGGCGAGACGCGGTAGTCCAGGGACGTCCCGATGGACCGGCGCGTCCGGCGCACATCGTAGCGGCGCACGTCGAACTCGTTCATGTATTCGACACCGCCTGCGGTGCGGTCCCAGGTACCCTCCTTGTTGTCGGAGCCGAAGTTCTGGTCGTAGTACGATGCGCTCACGAGCACACCGAGCCGATCATCGAAGAAGCGGTTGCCGGCCACGACGGAGCCGAGGTACACCGGCTTGATGCGGATGACATTGTGGCCCGTGCCCACCTGCGTCGACAGGCGGAAGCCGGACGGTGCCGCCCGCGTCACGACGTTCACGGCGCCACCGATGGCGTCGGCGT contains these protein-coding regions:
- a CDS encoding inorganic diphosphatase, which encodes MRTAILSVAVAALFAGACAPAAGSSALPPSLCGLAEQPADAPATAILLVEIPRGGREKLEFDAVTRQMQVDRVLPDSLAYPAAYGAFPCSLAGDADPLDALLFGDSTAQSGDRVLVRPVGVLRMTDAGQQDDKIIVVPVASTLDSVPALFRARVEAFFQAYKGPASRVQLHGWEDGDEARDILATALRSARALSVGGDSVAIVAEAWVGPIDTLDNVDGPAIWFSDDGPRIIASAKATDVLIVYDAVTGAPIRRVGGPGAGRGQLARPNGVLVLGDSLLLVVERDNHRVQGFALPSFASLGSFGGTDLTLPYGLAAYAPRAGVYRVYVTDNYEEPEDEVPPLSRLDRRVRVYDIATRGGALTATLVNTFGDTTDAGAIRIAESIHLDPANDRVMIAEEDERRTEVKEYTLDGRFTGRTFGRGLLAQQAEGIALWTCGQRDGYWIVTDQGPLVNTFWLFDRQTLQPVGAFRGRVTNTTDGVALTQRAVGPYEAGMFFAAHFDATISAFSWRGVAEAVGVSARCGDAG
- a CDS encoding TonB-dependent receptor produces the protein MFVTRRLRGLAATLAVAAGLAATPAFAQGILTGTVIDASNGLTVTGASVRIDAISRTTLTDRTGRFQFIGLPAGEHAVSVRYLGYAPVTEQVTIADGGRATLTLRIQPATTTLGAVVVTDTRTGQAAALAQQLNAPNITNVIAADQIGRFPDANIGDALKRIPGVTVALDQGEARFGSIRGTEPRFNSVMVNGERVPSAEAEVREVQLDLIPADMVQALEVSKTLTPDMDADAIGGAVNVVTRAAPSGFRLSTQVGTGHNVIRIKPVYLGSVVAGNRFFDDRLGVLVSASYYDQNFGSDNKEGTWDRTAGGVEYMNEFDVRRYDVRRTRRSIGTSLDYRVSPTSSVMYRVLYNSRDDWENRFRARYVLSAPDAGGEQTAEIRRQTKGGGPGGRLRDARLEDQRTQAHQFSGSHLLRDFATLEWSSSIARASETRPDERYIEWRRSGVAIASDYSDQQNPQFNPVTPSQLAPSAFTFRRIEVLDSYTKDEDLNGRLDLTLPFRSGNSTLKLGGRYRGKEKLRNNSFDRAVPSTAFGNMTAVGSADFTTARNYTGAYRYGVFSTPEFLSSLDLYNPANFTFEDQPAEYAAGNFSATEAITAGYVQLTQQITPRLSAIVGARYEGTSIDYRGFEYDLDTDDVSPTSGDQSYTDVLPSVHLRWDVDARTVVRAAWTNTLARPNYFDLVPYREISLDDDELATGNPDLKRTRSMNLDLMAERYFESVGLVSAGVFYKDITDFIFNFTQFNALDPVTGNTFSRISSPENGASASLLGFEVAVQRQLDMLPGALKWIGLYANYTFNDSKVEGLTVSGRDISGLPLLGTAQHSGNFSISYDPPKGSVRLAFNYQSESLDAGEGGYNEEAFYDRWADRRLDVDLSANWMVAPNTRFFLEANNLTNRPLRFYQGARGRLMQDEFYGYRLQTGVKFDF